In Phormidium yuhuli AB48, one genomic interval encodes:
- a CDS encoding TIGR03986 family type III CRISPR-associated RAMP protein yields MSVLKGELKIDKNGSIELQFDDNSNESKTLGIGKKILTNSLYTSHRRDPQALNGLEVEFELDNNQPCRVREVGGVFQARPRPKTVNPNVFHNPYNFVPALPRNKITGELGDRKPIGHGRYHANQWTGRIAVKLTTITPLLIPDASEMEEDGQGHKTFPTRLDAQGKPYLPPTSLRGMLRSAYEAVTNSRLSVLDPHDMRLAYRMPAQMGLQMVPARIENNEIKLYPGTSGIGSDGRPEGPMYAAWLPFYNPNSTRPRRQLTYPDGSLPQHGDAVDFWAEKFERQNSSGGSVFSYWKVRKIVKSGGDLGTAPNRSSGSGRHQSIGQDLRQFSGFVYITNKNIDGKHDERVFFSQDPPICCPLSNDLRSQWKELITNYQETHKEDLRKGWTSPPALNNSCWSRQVISGAAERQLSEGSLCYAKARNSGQRCQVEGLYPVMITRGLFNQAPISLLHSSLKPATQADKSQLSPADRVFGWVNQQGKGSYKGQLRIHSVTCQSDDPLHDFSHTPVPLAILGQPKPQQAGFYNAQDRQGKPLNGRGKGSGYNSTNQGLRGRKVYVHHQGLPTSHWNNPQQDQTQRDVQGHYQEYRRPQNNGVEQKDDQNRSMKNWVKVGTEFTFDIDVVNLSEVELGGLLYLLTLPDLHFHRLGGGKPLGFGSVRLDLIESQTDLRPGQDWSEFYQTLLPDEVVVKPINVSQCVETYQKAVEAAYGGEFNNVRFITAFGRSAKGFDDNAAVHYPRVTPHPTPEGEAFKWFVENERESRDESGMKLTLPDLADPAPDSFPIQPTKTNTQS; encoded by the coding sequence ATGTCTGTATTAAAGGGTGAGTTAAAAATTGATAAAAATGGCTCAATTGAATTACAGTTTGATGATAATTCTAATGAAAGCAAAACCTTGGGAATTGGCAAGAAAATTCTTACCAATTCTCTCTACACAAGTCACAGAAGAGACCCCCAAGCCCTTAATGGACTCGAAGTTGAGTTTGAACTCGACAACAACCAGCCCTGTCGAGTTCGAGAAGTGGGTGGGGTCTTCCAAGCGAGGCCCCGGCCGAAAACCGTTAATCCCAACGTTTTTCACAATCCCTACAACTTCGTCCCTGCCTTACCTCGGAACAAGATAACCGGGGAATTGGGCGATCGCAAACCCATCGGTCATGGTCGTTACCACGCCAACCAATGGACAGGACGCATCGCCGTCAAACTCACCACTATCACCCCCCTCCTCATCCCCGACGCTTCCGAGATGGAGGAAGACGGACAAGGTCATAAAACCTTTCCCACCCGTCTCGACGCCCAAGGGAAACCCTACCTTCCCCCCACCTCCCTGAGAGGGATGTTGCGGTCCGCCTACGAAGCCGTCACCAACTCTCGCCTTTCCGTCCTCGACCCCCATGATATGCGGTTAGCCTATCGAATGCCCGCCCAAATGGGGCTACAGATGGTTCCCGCCCGCATTGAAAACAACGAAATCAAGCTGTATCCTGGCACATCCGGGATTGGTTCTGATGGGCGTCCCGAGGGTCCCATGTATGCCGCCTGGCTTCCCTTTTATAATCCCAACAGCACTCGCCCCCGCCGTCAACTCACCTACCCCGATGGGTCTTTGCCTCAACATGGGGATGCCGTAGATTTTTGGGCAGAAAAGTTTGAGAGACAAAACTCTAGTGGTGGGTCAGTTTTCTCCTATTGGAAAGTTCGTAAAATCGTCAAATCTGGAGGAGATCTCGGGACTGCCCCCAATCGATCATCAGGTTCGGGACGTCACCAATCAATTGGACAAGACCTCCGTCAATTTTCTGGATTTGTCTATATCACCAACAAAAACATTGACGGGAAACATGATGAACGGGTCTTTTTTAGTCAAGATCCACCCATTTGTTGTCCTCTATCTAATGACCTGAGAAGTCAATGGAAAGAACTAATCACCAACTATCAAGAAACCCACAAAGAAGACCTTCGCAAAGGCTGGACATCTCCCCCCGCCCTCAACAATTCCTGTTGGTCGCGACAGGTAATTAGCGGGGCCGCCGAACGTCAGTTAAGTGAGGGGTCACTCTGCTACGCCAAAGCCCGAAATTCGGGTCAACGCTGTCAAGTGGAGGGACTCTATCCCGTCATGATTACTCGGGGACTGTTCAACCAAGCCCCCATCTCACTGCTACATTCAAGTCTCAAACCGGCTACCCAAGCCGACAAAAGCCAACTTTCCCCAGCAGACCGGGTTTTCGGCTGGGTTAACCAACAGGGTAAAGGGTCTTACAAAGGACAACTACGGATTCATAGCGTCACCTGTCAAAGCGATGACCCCCTCCATGACTTCAGCCACACTCCCGTTCCCCTCGCCATCCTCGGACAACCCAAACCTCAACAAGCTGGGTTTTATAATGCGCAAGACCGGCAAGGAAAACCCCTTAACGGAAGAGGCAAAGGCAGCGGCTACAATTCCACCAATCAAGGTTTGCGGGGTCGAAAAGTGTATGTCCACCATCAAGGACTCCCCACGAGTCACTGGAACAATCCCCAGCAAGATCAGACACAACGAGACGTTCAAGGTCATTACCAAGAATACCGCCGTCCGCAAAACAACGGAGTCGAACAAAAAGACGACCAAAATCGGTCGATGAAAAACTGGGTCAAAGTGGGGACTGAGTTTACCTTCGATATTGATGTGGTGAATTTATCCGAGGTAGAACTTGGCGGCTTGTTGTATCTCTTGACCCTCCCTGACCTTCATTTCCATCGTTTAGGAGGTGGCAAACCCCTAGGTTTCGGCAGTGTCCGGCTAGATTTAATCGAGTCACAAACGGATTTACGTCCCGGTCAGGATTGGTCGGAGTTTTATCAAACCCTACTCCCCGATGAGGTCGTGGTGAAACCCATCAATGTCAGTCAATGTGTGGAAACCTATCAAAAAGCCGTGGAAGCTGCCTATGGCGGAGAGTTTAACAATGTGCGCTTTATTACCGCTTTTGGCCGTTCCGCGAAAGGTTTTGACGACAATGCGGCGGTTCACTATCCACGGGTAACTCCACATCCGACTCCTGAAGGGGAAGCGTTCAAGTGGTTTGTTGAGAATGAACGAGAAAGCAGAGATGAATCGGGCATGAAACTGACGCTTCCAGATTTAGCGGACCCCGCTCCTGATAGCTTCCCAATTCAGCCAACTAAGACAAATACTCAATCTTAA
- the csx19 gene encoding type III-D CRISPR-associated protein Csx19, with translation MTEKLYSWVSRSPMSLDQAIQTTQAQQMGANALLYSPQSCHLAQVQDGNICGSHGQSLTLSHYFEARIFNETCELRWLNENQGNGFLVILADSDLDLNSETFNSRETTLNSHLSQTYLLWGKAIPQVNLKQGWQRLAEARIGKLDVPLSQSLKKNQRVSLHSREYLAEVDEFCNVAVIEERLVKLEVQ, from the coding sequence ATGACAGAAAAATTATACAGTTGGGTCAGTCGATCGCCCATGTCCCTAGACCAAGCCATTCAGACAACTCAGGCGCAACAGATGGGGGCCAATGCCCTCCTCTACTCTCCCCAGTCCTGTCATCTTGCCCAAGTTCAAGACGGCAACATCTGCGGTAGCCACGGTCAATCCCTAACCCTCAGCCACTACTTTGAAGCCCGAATTTTCAATGAAACCTGTGAACTGCGTTGGCTAAATGAGAACCAGGGGAATGGGTTTCTCGTGATTCTCGCTGACAGTGATCTCGACCTCAATTCCGAGACATTCAACAGCCGAGAAACTACCCTGAACAGTCATCTCAGTCAAACCTATCTTCTTTGGGGTAAAGCCATCCCCCAGGTTAACCTCAAACAGGGTTGGCAACGTCTGGCCGAAGCCCGTATCGGCAAACTGGATGTACCCCTCAGCCAGTCGTTGAAAAAAAACCAACGGGTTTCTCTCCACTCTCGGGAATATCTTGCCGAGGTGGATGAGTTTTGCAATGTTGCCGTTATCGAAGAACGTTTAGTTAAATTGGAGGTTCAGTAA
- a CDS encoding RAMP superfamily CRISPR-associated protein, translating to MARQIHNRWSITGELKAQTPIHIGGIGGDADTDLALAVNGRGQYYLPGTSLAGAFRSWMTQLPNQNDASIKHIWGDHETKDYGASQIIIDDAKIHTRKPIEIREGVGIDRHSGTAAERFKYSRAILPKGVSFTLNLTFDSQTNDDPIALWQLLNALQNGDIRIGAAKTRGLGRVKLENLNIHRQDLSHAAGLFNSLLNGGTPQPWTADLQAKAAYEMPLSLDIQISWTPRDPVMVKAEADGIAVDMLPLVSQVDSGVRFVIPGSSLKGVLRSHAERIIRTVCQTPTGEEFADQIHLNLINEIFGAPSKKGRDPNQIGMGILFLDDCYGTLPISEDGWFNVERATDLHDGFKSELKTAVGMKPYQKLQPAVHVAIDRWTGGAAEGMLYSVLEPIGVEWDPIGIQVDLARLEDRFPDQVQPAVALLLLVLRDFANRKIPIGYGTNRGMGTVAVTDMTLQVQGDSDIPGLAGDLSLGPDFSQLSDDLRLELSVAWQDWIEQNQTKGAA from the coding sequence ATGGCACGACAAATTCACAACCGCTGGAGTATCACCGGCGAACTCAAAGCCCAAACCCCCATCCATATCGGAGGCATTGGCGGCGACGCCGACACCGACCTAGCCCTAGCCGTCAACGGTCGCGGTCAATACTACCTCCCCGGAACCAGTCTCGCCGGCGCCTTCCGTAGTTGGATGACCCAACTACCCAATCAAAATGACGCATCCATCAAACACATCTGGGGCGACCATGAAACCAAAGATTACGGGGCCAGCCAGATTATCATCGACGACGCCAAAATCCACACCCGCAAACCCATCGAAATTCGCGAAGGAGTAGGCATTGACCGCCACAGCGGAACCGCCGCCGAACGGTTCAAATACAGCCGCGCCATCCTTCCCAAAGGCGTCAGTTTCACCCTCAACCTCACCTTTGACAGCCAAACCAATGACGACCCCATTGCCCTCTGGCAACTCCTCAACGCCCTCCAAAACGGAGACATCCGCATCGGCGCCGCCAAAACTCGCGGCTTAGGACGGGTCAAACTGGAGAATCTAAACATCCACCGCCAAGACCTCAGTCATGCCGCAGGTCTATTCAACAGCCTCCTCAACGGCGGAACCCCGCAACCCTGGACAGCGGACCTCCAAGCCAAAGCCGCCTACGAGATGCCCCTGTCCCTGGATATCCAGATTAGCTGGACGCCCCGAGACCCGGTTATGGTGAAAGCCGAAGCCGACGGGATTGCCGTAGATATGTTACCCCTCGTCAGTCAAGTTGACTCAGGGGTGCGCTTCGTCATTCCCGGAAGTTCCCTCAAAGGCGTCCTGCGGTCCCACGCCGAACGCATTATCCGCACCGTCTGCCAAACCCCCACCGGAGAAGAGTTTGCCGACCAAATCCACCTCAATCTCATCAACGAGATTTTTGGGGCCCCCTCTAAGAAAGGTCGAGACCCAAATCAGATAGGGATGGGGATTCTCTTCCTCGATGACTGTTACGGAACCCTCCCCATCTCCGAAGACGGCTGGTTCAACGTCGAACGGGCCACAGACTTACATGATGGCTTCAAGTCCGAACTCAAAACCGCCGTGGGGATGAAACCCTATCAGAAACTCCAGCCCGCCGTCCATGTGGCCATTGACCGCTGGACAGGGGGTGCAGCGGAGGGGATGTTGTACAGCGTCTTGGAACCCATTGGTGTGGAGTGGGACCCCATTGGTATTCAGGTGGATTTAGCCCGATTAGAAGACCGTTTTCCTGACCAAGTGCAGCCGGCCGTTGCCCTGTTGTTACTGGTCTTACGGGATTTTGCCAACCGCAAGATTCCCATCGGTTACGGCACCAATCGCGGCATGGGAACCGTCGCCGTCACCGACATGACCCTCCAGGTTCAGGGAGACAGCGACATCCCCGGACTGGCGGGAGACCTCAGCCTGGGACCCGATTTTTCCCAACTCAGCGACGACTTACGTTTGGAATTAAGCGTCGCCTGGCAAGACTGGATTGAACAAAACCAAACGAAAGGTGCAGCATGA
- a CDS encoding RAMP superfamily CRISPR-associated protein, whose protein sequence is MIPFSLTITMHSDWHVGSGTGRAELDSIVQRDADDLPYLPAKTLTGILRDGCEQAAQALDGGLTGQWNDWLNVLFGDQPALATTPLENEPRPAIVSIHSARLDENLRQALGQKQELRTAIAFMKPGVAIDPESGCAKEDYLRFEEMVRQGATLTAEAQVNFSDAYPGLSPNQYLPFVQGLLTAGAKMVQRLGGKRRRGNGRCEIQLDWGDNGDPLVWLQNNYGQVPDVPELQPTNCAVSLLNNTLNTDGTWVTVPLTVITESPLVLPARTVGNLVECLDYIPGRYLLRYLHKKLGNCVNISQAIANNALILTNATLEIDQQPGRPTPFCLFGEKLDGGLSKGRNLYNRFQEVSPQGIQLKGERGGYLGPWTNNALPAYGKVDLALYTHNTIKDEIQRPSEDVGGLYSYEAIPAGLTFQAELRVSAAVNQQLSTNDPNWHDLLTGKTRIGQSKKDQYGGVKITVGSSSASVKTQLVKSQDIDSNNLLYVWFLSDVLMRGDRLNPTLNPDDFTQALEKELGVSLELREHPTCFSMMVRQRRTESWQVRWGLPRPSLLGWQAGSCLVYTVEGNLDPNKLKQVAIRGMGDRRAEGYGQLSFNDPLLTDQNLSQKQRNSNVGKSKTQNTTAILLSKNKNTQITTQVSDDVFKYARLIEKAAWREAIQSKALAIAQSPQKREEVLGIKISGEDSCPPMSQLGGLRSVLGKLRKRNDSSAITSWITALENVENRREKWPGNSLRQIKDLVTDTNKIWQILNLDSKKLTLTDDGTSKLQATLWAEAVRTLVDAMIRAHKRDLEKVQQNH, encoded by the coding sequence ATGATTCCCTTCTCCCTCACCATCACCATGCACAGCGACTGGCACGTCGGATCTGGAACCGGACGGGCCGAACTTGACAGCATTGTGCAACGAGATGCCGATGATTTACCCTATCTCCCCGCCAAAACCCTCACCGGGATATTACGAGATGGCTGCGAACAGGCGGCCCAGGCCTTAGATGGCGGACTCACGGGCCAGTGGAATGATTGGCTAAACGTTCTCTTTGGCGATCAACCGGCCCTAGCGACAACTCCCTTAGAAAACGAACCTCGGCCCGCCATTGTCTCGATTCATTCGGCACGGTTAGATGAAAACTTGCGTCAGGCCCTGGGCCAGAAGCAGGAACTGAGGACGGCGATCGCCTTCATGAAGCCCGGTGTCGCCATTGATCCAGAATCCGGCTGTGCCAAAGAGGACTATCTTCGCTTTGAAGAGATGGTACGTCAGGGGGCCACCCTCACCGCCGAGGCCCAAGTCAATTTCAGTGATGCCTATCCCGGTCTATCCCCAAATCAGTACCTTCCCTTTGTCCAAGGACTCCTCACCGCTGGGGCCAAAATGGTACAACGGCTAGGAGGCAAACGCCGTCGGGGAAATGGTCGTTGTGAGATTCAACTCGACTGGGGAGACAACGGAGATCCCTTAGTTTGGTTGCAAAACAACTATGGACAAGTTCCTGACGTTCCTGAATTACAGCCCACAAATTGCGCCGTCAGCCTGCTTAACAATACCCTAAATACCGACGGGACTTGGGTAACGGTCCCCCTAACCGTGATCACTGAGTCCCCCCTGGTGTTACCGGCCCGGACTGTGGGCAACCTCGTCGAATGCCTCGATTATATTCCCGGTCGCTATCTGTTGCGCTATTTGCATAAGAAACTGGGTAATTGCGTCAACATCAGCCAGGCGATCGCCAACAACGCCCTCATCCTCACCAACGCCACCCTAGAGATTGACCAACAGCCAGGTCGTCCCACCCCTTTCTGTCTCTTTGGTGAAAAACTCGATGGCGGTCTCAGCAAAGGCCGTAACCTGTACAACCGCTTTCAAGAAGTCAGCCCCCAAGGAATCCAACTCAAAGGCGAACGGGGTGGCTATCTCGGCCCTTGGACAAACAACGCCTTACCCGCCTATGGAAAAGTGGATTTAGCCCTCTATACCCACAACACCATCAAAGATGAGATCCAACGCCCCAGCGAAGACGTTGGCGGACTTTATAGCTACGAAGCCATCCCCGCCGGACTCACCTTTCAAGCCGAGTTACGAGTCTCTGCTGCGGTTAATCAGCAACTGTCCACGAATGACCCAAATTGGCATGATTTGCTAACTGGAAAAACCCGGATTGGTCAATCTAAAAAAGACCAATATGGCGGGGTCAAGATTACCGTTGGCTCTTCTTCAGCCTCTGTTAAAACGCAATTGGTAAAAAGTCAAGATATAGACTCAAATAATCTTCTATATGTCTGGTTTTTATCTGATGTCTTGATGCGGGGCGATCGCCTCAACCCCACCCTGAATCCCGACGACTTCACCCAAGCCTTAGAAAAGGAATTAGGAGTCAGCCTCGAACTCCGTGAACACCCCACCTGCTTCTCCATGATGGTACGCCAGCGGCGCACCGAATCCTGGCAAGTGCGTTGGGGCTTACCCCGTCCCTCCCTATTAGGTTGGCAAGCTGGAAGTTGTTTAGTTTATACCGTTGAGGGCAATCTCGACCCCAACAAACTCAAACAAGTAGCCATCCGAGGAATGGGCGATCGCCGCGCCGAAGGCTACGGACAACTCTCCTTTAATGACCCCTTACTCACCGACCAAAACTTGAGTCAAAAACAGCGAAATTCAAATGTAGGTAAGTCCAAAACGCAAAATACTACAGCTATTTTACTCTCAAAAAACAAGAACACCCAAATAACAACTCAAGTGTCTGATGACGTTTTCAAATATGCCCGTCTCATCGAAAAAGCCGCTTGGCGTGAGGCGATTCAGTCTAAAGCCTTGGCGATCGCCCAAAGTCCTCAAAAACGAGAAGAAGTCCTGGGCATCAAAATCAGCGGTGAGGACAGTTGCCCACCCATGAGTCAATTGGGGGGACTGCGATCGGTCCTAGGAAAACTCAGAAAACGAAACGACAGCAGCGCCATCACCTCCTGGATTACCGCCCTAGAAAACGTTGAAAACCGTCGAGAGAAATGGCCCGGCAACAGCCTCAGGCAAATTAAAGACCTCGTGACCGACACGAATAAAATCTGGCAAATCCTCAATCTGGACTCTAAAAAACTGACCCTCACCGACGATGGAACCAGCAAACTCCAAGCCACCCTCTGGGCCGAAGCCGTCCGCACCCTAGTCGATGCCATGATTCGCGCCCACAAACGAGACCTCGAAAAAGTCCAGCAGAACCACTAA
- a CDS encoding Cas10/Cmr2 second palm domain-containing protein, giving the protein MTASPYLVLLETSGNQNFIFSTNKLKENIGASELTYRAGTRWVLDAVADINQTPELGQWANSQELREILRNKDLNPAIEQGDKPLEIIIATSGKALILSRTEEDAKDLIRRVTQRAIAEAPGLNLSGVFVAIQNWDQTNSLDTAIQDVHKTFEETQPYRPTADARFLRLPIIADCSFSGLPASRLEHTPENEQVPISQVSYRKRKAAEAGIRRLHQIPSENSTPKLIQNINQLEGDVEWLAIVHADGNGLGQIFLNFANCLGTAPSNREYISSYREFSLELDECTEAAFEKAIQEAFKKDDKKDKEKKAVPLVPLIVGGDDLTVVCDGKAALKFTQVFLTQFEAQTEQKEKIPKIAKKQFGINRLSACAGIAIIKPHFPFSVAYELAESLIKSAKSVKQTIIKPNSKPITPFPCSAIDFHILYDSTHIDLERIRRNLQPEATTYLYNRPYVVTELEKLESAEGQDWASQHHWTRLCDRVTRLQSDPDGDQDRDSGVKLPSSQSHALRTALFLGREAANAQYALIQKRYSLEWFAEDNEKTSLFYQSQDKGQINFHTTFLDALDAQEFL; this is encoded by the coding sequence ATGACGGCTTCCCCCTACCTGGTTCTCCTAGAAACCTCTGGGAATCAGAACTTCATCTTTTCCACCAACAAACTCAAAGAAAACATCGGCGCCTCCGAACTCACCTACCGCGCCGGAACTCGCTGGGTTCTCGATGCCGTTGCCGACATCAACCAAACCCCAGAATTAGGCCAATGGGCCAATAGCCAAGAGTTACGAGAGATTCTGCGCAACAAGGATCTTAACCCTGCCATCGAACAGGGGGACAAACCCCTCGAAATCATTATTGCAACTTCCGGCAAAGCCCTAATTCTGTCCCGGACTGAAGAGGATGCCAAAGACCTGATTCGTCGAGTCACCCAGCGGGCGATCGCAGAAGCGCCAGGACTCAACCTCTCCGGGGTATTCGTTGCCATCCAAAACTGGGACCAGACGAACAGTCTCGACACAGCCATCCAAGACGTTCACAAAACCTTTGAAGAAACCCAACCCTACCGTCCCACCGCCGACGCCCGCTTCCTAAGATTACCCATCATCGCCGACTGTTCCTTCAGTGGCCTCCCCGCCTCTCGCCTCGAACATACCCCAGAAAACGAGCAAGTTCCCATCTCCCAAGTCAGTTACAGAAAACGCAAAGCCGCCGAAGCCGGAATCCGTCGCTTACATCAAATCCCCTCAGAAAATAGCACCCCCAAACTCATTCAAAATATCAATCAATTAGAAGGGGATGTCGAGTGGTTAGCCATTGTCCACGCCGACGGGAATGGTCTCGGACAAATCTTCTTGAACTTCGCCAACTGTCTGGGGACAGCCCCATCCAATCGAGAGTATATCAGCAGCTACCGAGAATTTTCCTTAGAATTGGACGAATGCACAGAAGCCGCCTTTGAAAAAGCGATTCAGGAAGCCTTTAAGAAAGATGATAAAAAGGATAAAGAGAAGAAAGCCGTTCCCCTCGTTCCTCTCATTGTCGGAGGGGACGACTTGACCGTCGTCTGTGACGGAAAAGCCGCCCTAAAATTTACCCAAGTTTTCCTAACCCAGTTTGAAGCCCAAACCGAACAGAAAGAGAAAATCCCCAAAATCGCCAAAAAACAATTCGGTATCAACCGCCTTTCCGCCTGTGCCGGAATTGCCATTATCAAACCCCATTTCCCCTTCTCCGTCGCCTACGAACTGGCCGAAAGCCTGATTAAATCTGCCAAATCCGTTAAACAGACCATTATCAAACCGAACTCCAAGCCAATTACGCCGTTCCCCTGTTCCGCGATCGACTTCCACATTCTCTATGACAGCACCCATATTGACCTAGAACGCATTCGCCGTAACCTCCAGCCTGAAGCCACCACCTATCTCTATAACCGTCCCTACGTGGTCACCGAGTTAGAGAAACTCGAATCTGCCGAGGGTCAAGACTGGGCCAGCCAGCATCACTGGACTCGGCTATGCGATCGCGTGACCCGTCTCCAGTCAGATCCTGACGGGGACCAAGATAGAGATAGCGGCGTCAAACTCCCCAGTAGCCAGTCCCACGCCCTACGAACCGCCCTATTTCTAGGTCGAGAAGCCGCCAACGCCCAATATGCCCTGATTCAGAAGCGTTATTCCCTAGAATGGTTTGCAGAGGATAACGAGAAAACCTCCTTGTTTTACCAAAGCCAAGACAAGGGCCAAATTAACTTCCACACCACCTTTCTCGATGCCCTCGATGCCCAAGAATTTCTCTAA
- the cas6 gene encoding CRISPR-associated endoribonuclease Cas6, translating into MGVSPPPWTPTSQLLGIEFALHPQHTSTLFPQYAIGLHAWFLDCVRQTQPDLSAKLHDSPDDKAFTLSPLLGEVPVIGRHLHIQTNQSYQWRLTLFSTPLVTWAETWLTRLPKTLDLRSLCFNLRSHRITPAPTTYDQLYQSPRQRRFALSFISPTSFRHRGHHLPLPNPANLFQSYLRRWNNFSGIFVEPDPFLDWIDSHVSLSRHDIQSSKIAAGKRGSVTGFTGSIELTLSAAGSRQNPDFAQLFSALIHYAPYCGTGHKTTFGLGQTRLGWQDSHPHPPSPQTHLGDRIADLTDQLLTQQKRPESDRARQVCQTRATILARRELGESLTAIAQDLDMPYETVKTYAKLARRSLNLPDSK; encoded by the coding sequence ATGGGAGTCAGCCCCCCCCCTTGGACCCCGACCAGCCAACTGCTGGGCATCGAGTTTGCCCTGCACCCCCAACATACCAGCACCCTCTTTCCCCAATATGCCATCGGACTCCATGCCTGGTTTCTTGACTGCGTGCGCCAAACCCAGCCGGACCTGTCCGCCAAACTGCACGACTCCCCCGACGACAAAGCCTTCACCCTCTCCCCCCTCCTCGGAGAAGTTCCCGTCATCGGCCGCCACCTGCATATCCAGACTAATCAGTCCTACCAGTGGCGGCTAACCCTCTTTAGTACCCCCCTCGTTACCTGGGCCGAAACCTGGCTCACCCGTCTCCCTAAAACCCTCGACTTGCGTTCTCTGTGCTTCAATCTGCGATCGCACCGCATCACCCCAGCCCCCACTACCTATGACCAACTTTACCAATCTCCCCGCCAGCGGCGTTTCGCCCTCAGCTTCATCTCCCCCACCAGCTTCCGCCATCGCGGTCATCACCTGCCCCTCCCAAACCCCGCAAACCTCTTTCAAAGCTACCTACGCCGCTGGAATAACTTTTCAGGCATTTTTGTCGAACCCGACCCCTTCCTGGACTGGATAGACAGCCATGTGAGCCTATCTCGCCATGACATCCAATCCAGTAAAATTGCCGCCGGCAAGCGAGGGTCGGTTACCGGCTTTACCGGGTCCATTGAACTGACCCTCTCCGCCGCTGGAAGCCGGCAAAACCCCGACTTTGCCCAACTCTTTAGCGCCCTAATCCACTATGCCCCCTATTGCGGGACCGGTCATAAAACCACCTTTGGCCTGGGGCAAACCCGCCTCGGCTGGCAGGATTCCCATCCTCACCCCCCCAGTCCACAAACCCATCTCGGCGATCGCATTGCCGACCTCACCGACCAACTTCTGACGCAGCAGAAACGCCCCGAGAGCGATCGCGCCCGTCAAGTCTGCCAAACCCGGGCCACCATCCTGGCCCGACGAGAATTAGGCGAATCCCTCACGGCGATCGCCCAAGACCTAGACATGCCCTATGAAACCGTCAAAACCTATGCCAAACTCGCCCGCCGCAGCCTCAATCTCCCTGACTCTAAATAA
- the csx18 gene encoding CRISPR-associated protein Csx18 yields the protein MSANFIKQLNRYRSLAVALANAIITWVILIIAPLGLFAVIVCTVLIFVSSLIFGLLGDIAMALMLRDASPPPMSSGRPPSAVDVGRDRLPQNYTRDYNRDENDQDLL from the coding sequence ATGTCAGCGAATTTCATCAAACAACTAAACCGTTACCGCAGTCTGGCCGTGGCCCTAGCCAACGCCATCATCACCTGGGTCATTCTCATCATTGCCCCCTTGGGACTATTCGCCGTCATTGTCTGTACCGTGCTAATTTTCGTGAGCAGCCTTATCTTCGGCTTACTCGGAGATATCGCCATGGCCCTCATGCTACGGGATGCCAGCCCACCACCGATGTCAAGCGGTCGTCCCCCATCCGCCGTAGACGTCGGCCGCGATCGCCTTCCTCAAAACTATACACGAGACTATAATCGGGACGAGAATGACCAAGACCTCCTATAA